Proteins found in one Salvia splendens isolate huo1 chromosome 10, SspV2, whole genome shotgun sequence genomic segment:
- the LOC121752684 gene encoding bZIP transcription factor TGA10-like, whose protein sequence is MRQHSLSILPPQPLHGEPNFTGVSSGSKKPFEASNPRNDVQEFASVVQREVNCQGLTSEQDVLKPTDLKTLKRLAQNREAAKKSRLKKKAYVQELESHVQELESHKIELDQLKLEIQNDGAQGILLGGNANAGEQGLAYTNIIPGAAQFDKAYARWLEEHHHLTVDLRGAVNDYRRLNEIGTATRNWLAHCDQIVALKRKALKNDVFHVFTGMWKAPAERCFMWMGGFRPSAAIKIALSQMEGLTEQQRAGLRGLHQSTNEAEEAISGGFERLDQCLTQTIVGNTLTVPPDVNTYMTQMSIATKQVSALQGVVTQGDSLRLQTLQELRLHLTIRQAAQCFLVISEYFNRLRSLSTLWLNRTRHD, encoded by the exons ATGAGGCAGCACAGTCTCAGCATTCTACCTCCTCAGCCCCTGCATGGTGAACCAAATTTCACG GGAGTGAGCAGTGGTTCGAAAAAACCATTTGAGGCATCTAACCCTAGAAATGATGTTCAAGAATTTGCTAGTGTAGTTCAG CGTGAGGTAAACTGTCAAGGGCTTACTTCAGAGCAGGATGTTCTAAAGCCAACTGATTTAAAG ACATTGAAGAGGCTTGCTCAGAATAGAGAAGCAGCGAAAAAAAGCAGGCTTAAGAAAAAG GCTTATGTTCAAGAACTGGAATCCCATGTTCAAGAACTGGAATCCCACAAAATAGAGCTAGATCAGTTAAAGCTGGAAATTCAAAATGATGGAGCACAA GGAATTTTACTGGGTGGAAATGCGAATGCCGGAGAGCAAGGCCTCGCTTATACCAACATAATTCCAG GTGCGGCGCAATTCGATAAGGCGTACGCGCGATGGCTGGAGGAGCACCACCACTTGACGGTGGATCTGAGGGGCGCGGTCAACGATTACCGGCGGCTGAACGAGATAGGTACCGCCACCAGGAACTGGTTGGCCCACTGCGACCAGATCGTCGCCCTCAAGCGCAAGGCCCTCAAGAACGACGTCTTCCACGTCTTCACCGGAATGTGGAAGGCACCGGCAGAGCGCTGCTTTATGTGGATGGGGGGTTTCCGGCCGTCAGCGGCCATCAAG ATAGCGTTGAGTCAGATGGAGGGCTTGACGGAGCAGCAACGGGCGGGGCTTCGGGGGCTGCATCAGTCGACCAACGAAGCGGAAGAGGCGATCTCTGGTGGGTTCGAGAGGTTGGATCAATGCCTGACCCAAACCATCGTCGGCAACACTCTCACTGTGCCACCAGATGTGAACACTTACATGACACAAATGTCTATTGCCACTAAGCAAGTCTCTGCTCTCCAAGGCGTTGTCACACAG gGTGATAGCTTGAGGCTGCAAACCCTTCAAGAGCTGCGGCTGCATCTGACGATCCGCCAAGCCGCGCAATGTTTTCTGGTCATCAGCGAGTACTTCAACCGCCTCCGCTCCCTCAGCACCCTCTGGCTCAACCGCACCCGCCACGACTAA
- the LOC121752435 gene encoding protein ABHD18-like, with product MVAVNMGTLYYVLDHVYGALLHRTRISPPFFSRGWGGTKLELLEKMINQLFPEIEGQNWPPALVQPVWKTVWESKTACLREGVFQTPCDEVLLNALPPESHTARVAFLSPKSCQPQRMACVVHLAGTGDHSFERRLRLGGPLLKENIATMVLESPFYGRRRPLQQHGAKLLCVSDLLLLGRATIEEARSLLHWLDYEAGFGKMGVCGLSMGGVHAAMVGSLHPTPIATFPFLSPHSAVVAFCEGVLKHATAWEALREDLAMQKVALTIEEVRERMRDVLSLTDVTRFPIPKNPNAVIYVAATDDGYIPRHSVLELQKAWPGSEVRWVSGGHVSSFLLHNGEFRRAIVDGLNRLQWKEPHS from the exons ATGGTGGCTGTAAACATGGGCACCCTTTACTATGTGCTGGATCATGTGTATGGTGCATTGCTGCACAGAACAAGGATTAGCCCTCCATTTTTCTCGAGGGGTTGGGGCGGCACGAAGCTTGAGCTTCTTGAGAAGATGATAAATCAGTTGTTTCCTGAAATAGAAGGTCAGAATTGGCCTCCTGCTTTGGTGCAGCCGGTTTGGAAAACGGTTTGGGAATCGAAGACTGCTTGTTTGAGAGAAGGGGTGTTTCAGACCCCTTGTGATGAGGTGCTTCTCAATGCATTGCCACCCGAGAGCCACACTGCAAGAGTTGCCTTTCTCTCCCCTAAATCTTGCCAGCCCCAGAGGATGGCATGCGTTGTTCATCTTGCTG GCACAGGAGACCATTCGTTCGAGCGCAGGTTACGCCTTGGTGGGCCTCTGCTGAAGGAAAACATAGCAACCATGGTGCTTGAGAG CCCTTTCTATGGAAGAAGACGTCCTTTGCAGCAACATGGTGCAAAGCTGTTGTGCGTCAGTGATTTGCTTCTATTAGGAAGAGCTACCATTGAAGAGGCTCGTAGCCTTTTGCATTGGTTAGACTACGAAGCTGGCTTTGGGAAAATGGGTGTTTGTGGGCTTAGCATGG GCGGAGTGCATGCTGCCATGGTTGGATCCTTGCATCCAACGCCTATTGCTACATTCCCTTTTCTTTCTCCACATTCTGCTGTTGTCGCATTCTGTGAAGGGGTTCTCAAGCACGCGACTGCCTGGGAAGCTCTTAGAGAAGATCTTGCCATGCAGAAAGTCGCGTTGACGATTGAGGAAGTGAGGGAACGGATGCGGGACGTGCTGTCTCTAACTGATGTCACACGGTTTCCTATCCCCAAAAACCCCAACGCTGTTATCTACGTCGCTGCTACT GACGACGGTTATATCCCGAGACACTCTGTGTTGGAGCTTCAGAAGGCGTGGCCAGGATCAGAAGTAAGGTGGGTTTCAGGGGGCCACGTCTCGTCTTTCCTTCTTCACAATGGGGAATTCCGTAGAGCCATCGTGGACGGACTTAATAGACTGCAGTGGAAGGAACCTCATTCATGA